One Rhizoctonia solani chromosome 2, complete sequence DNA segment encodes these proteins:
- a CDS encoding thiamine biosynthesis protein yields MGDKFIIIVDAGYVPGAEALSALADFATHLKAKNPNLLFVLDPVMGDDGKMYVANDVLPVYRDRLLPLATVITPNWFEVELMTQIHLASQDSIRSALRSLHFDHGVRNVVVTSVIVREGSRLSDEVTAAGLRAGSSYSSDGLTNSIDLNDEYILCIASSAHDDPSIAPAVYALAVPRIKGYFSGVGDLFSALVMAHFHQAQHSNTSSLSLTAGSMSSLSSAASRALHTTHAVLRRTQQHALTLAAQSSDDPSSSNAYTDDELDSKEPLRRVRRMRTRELRIIQSRDDILAFEAENGSVENMRAWEGFWGN; encoded by the exons ATGGGAGATAAATTCATAATAATTGTAGATGCAGGCTATGTGCCTGGTGCCGAAGCATTATCTGCGTTAGCCGATTTTGCTACTCATTTGAAAGCAAAGAATCCAAACCTGCTCTTCGTACTTGATC CTGTAATGGGGGATGACGGGAAAATGTACGTTGCTAATGATGTGCTCCCAGTCTACCGTGATCGGTTGCTCCCCCTGGCCACGGTGATCACACCGAATTGGTTCGAGGTCGA ACTCATGACACAAATTCACCTTGCATCCCAAGACTCAATTCGATCAGCACTGCGATCTTTACACTTTGATCATGGCGTTCGAAATGTCGTTGTGACTTCTGTGATCGTACGGGAAGGAAGCCGTCTTTCTGACGAGGTTACGGCTGCGGGGCTTCGGGCAGGAAGCAGCTATTCTTCCGATGGACTCACTAATTCCATCGATCTCAATGACGAATATATCCTCTGCATTGCATCATCTGCTCACGACGACCCGTCGATTGCGCCAGCGGTATATGCACTTGCCGTTCCACGTATCAAAGGCTACTTCTCTGGTGTCGGGGACCTCTTCTCCGCCCTAGTTATGGCTCACTTCCACCAAGCACAACACTCTAACACAAGCAGTTTATCGCTAACCGCTGGCTCAATGTCGTCGCTATCGTCCGCTGCCTCTCGTGCACTCCACACAACACATGCTGTCTTGCGCCGCACTCAACAGCATGCACTGACTCTGGCTGCGCAATCTTCGGATGATCCATCCTCTTCAAACGCCTACACCGACGATGAACTGGACTCAAAGGAACCTTTGCGTCGGGTAAGGAGGATGCGCACTAGGGAGCTTCGGATTATCCAGTCTCGTGACGATATTTTGGCCTTTGAGGCAGAAAATGGCTCAGTTGA
- a CDS encoding glycoside hydrolase family 30 protein: MSASQEAAIGQALRPLLNNNGFSSVKIIGFEHNWDNAGGYPIDLMKAAPNAFSGVSFHCYASGGPSQLETFHNAYPNKEIYFTECTGSFGSDWWSDIKWTMDNIAIGAPQHWARTALEWNFASNESGGPTFPGTDSCKSPACRAIVTVKSDGSYELNQEFYSLAQASRAIVPKDPGGPIGQRIGVTVGGNLSWALRVNAFVTKRSNSADWNRYSIVVLNWNDNSSSSWNPQPVKATIEFRGVQANYTFPVGVTTLWWFAPS; this comes from the exons ATGTCGGCTTCCCAAGAGGCAGCAATCGGCCAAGCCTTGCGACCGCTTCTCAATAACAATGGGTTTTCTTCGGTTAAAATTATCGG GTTTGAACACAATTGGGACAACGCTGGAGGCTATCCTATAGATTTG ATGAAAGCTGCCCCCAACGCATTCTCGGGAGTTTCGTTCCATTGTTACG CGTCCGGGGGCCCATCTCAGCTGGAGACATTCCATAATGCATACCCTAATAAGGAGATTTATTTCACTGAATGCACAGGTTCCTTCGGTAGTGACTGGTGGTCCGATATCAAGTGGACTATGGACAATAT TGCAATTGGCGCTCCCCAACACTGGGCGCGCACGGCACTCGAGTGGAATTTTGCCAGCAATGAAAGCGGAGGCCCTACCTTCCCCGGAACTGATAGTTGCAAGAGTCCTGCTTGCCGCGCCATCGTAACAGTCAAGTCCGACGGCTCGTACGAACTTAACCAGGAGT TCTATTCCTTGGCCCAGGCATCTCGAGCTATAGTTCCAAAAGACCCTGGAGGACCTATTGGTCAGCGAATTGGGGTTACTGTTGGCGGAAACCTATCATGGGCGCTCCGAGTGAACGCATTCGTCACCAAGCGAAGCAATAGTGCAGACTGGAATAGGTACAGCATTGTTGTGCTCAACTGGAACGATAACTCAAGCTCGAGCTGGAACCCTCAACCTGTCAAGGCTACAATCGAGTTTAGAGGAGTTCAG GCAAATTATACTTTCCCAGTTGGGGTAACTACTCTGTGGTGGTTTGCACCTTCATGA